One segment of Bradyrhizobium sp. CB2312 DNA contains the following:
- a CDS encoding PAS domain-containing sensor histidine kinase, with amino-acid sequence MISAETSAAHFDTAPPEEPRRWSVRRWLAPLAVAMALLSALLTFLVLTGLTQIEPTPEVVRSFYLINAATILFLVGIIVRELWQLILARRRGRAAARLHVQIVSLFSIVAVLPAVLVAVVANVTIERGLDRLFSGPTKEVIQNSLTIARAYMQDHAQLIRGDIIGMANDIAHARPLYDQDRRSFRELLTASAGSRNLPGAMIIDKNTNILESADTGMRLAYSPPAPDFLSNVNESEPEIAVLPDASFVAAVIRLRAFNDTFLYVARPLDPNVVAQLKQTEVSVAEYAQIESRRLGIQVAFALMFAVIALTILMASVLIGLNFANSLVSPIRRLMNAAHTVSTGDLHVQVPVHQSEGDLAQLGETFNKMTQELRSQRDELVNASDLIDSRRRFIEAVLSSASAGIIGVDTSGSVGILNRSAEKLIGHSEAETLGHPLSDVLPELDEMMKTAREGTQRLVQGQITITRDGTERNLSVRVSAEKNQPHDSYIITLDDITELVSAQRTSAWGDVARRIAHEIKNPLTPIQLSAERIRRKFGKTITEDKDKQIFDQCTDTIVRQVDDIRRMVDEFSRFARMPKPVMEGEDVADTVRQAVFLMKVAHPELDIEAEFKEDPLRAQFDRRLISQAVTNIVKNATEAIEQVPPEELGKDGGKGRIDVVVSREGADVLIDVIDNGIGLPKVARSRLLEPYVTTRAKGTGLGLAIVGRVLEDHGGRIELKDASDFREGQRGAWMRLRFAISGQPAKSEAAEAAPAGKDVASEPASAAVKDQAQETKRPSAQTKEPAEKTNDSTKIEASTGS; translated from the coding sequence ATGATCAGCGCAGAGACCTCGGCCGCACACTTCGACACGGCCCCACCGGAAGAGCCGCGGCGTTGGTCGGTGCGGCGCTGGCTGGCCCCGCTGGCCGTGGCCATGGCGCTGCTGTCGGCCCTGCTGACCTTCCTGGTCCTGACCGGCCTCACTCAGATCGAGCCGACGCCGGAGGTGGTTCGCTCATTCTACCTGATCAATGCCGCCACCATCCTGTTCCTGGTCGGCATCATCGTCCGGGAACTCTGGCAGTTGATCCTGGCGCGACGGCGCGGACGGGCGGCGGCACGCCTCCATGTCCAGATCGTCAGCCTGTTCTCGATCGTGGCGGTGCTGCCGGCGGTGCTGGTCGCCGTCGTCGCCAATGTCACCATCGAGCGCGGCCTCGACCGGCTCTTCTCCGGCCCGACCAAGGAGGTGATCCAGAATTCGCTGACGATCGCGCGGGCCTACATGCAGGACCACGCGCAACTGATCCGCGGCGACATTATCGGCATGGCCAACGACATCGCCCATGCGCGGCCGCTCTATGACCAGGATCGCCGCTCGTTCCGCGAGCTGCTGACCGCGAGTGCCGGCTCCCGCAATCTGCCGGGCGCGATGATCATCGACAAGAACACCAACATCCTGGAATCCGCCGACACCGGCATGCGGCTGGCTTATTCGCCGCCGGCCCCGGACTTCCTCAGCAATGTCAACGAATCCGAGCCCGAGATTGCGGTGCTGCCGGATGCGAGCTTCGTCGCGGCGGTGATCCGCCTGCGCGCCTTCAACGACACCTTCCTCTACGTCGCGCGGCCGCTTGATCCCAATGTGGTGGCCCAGCTCAAGCAGACCGAGGTCAGCGTCGCCGAATACGCCCAGATCGAGTCGCGGCGGCTCGGCATCCAGGTCGCCTTTGCGCTGATGTTCGCGGTGATCGCGCTGACGATTCTGATGGCCTCGGTGCTGATCGGCCTCAACTTCGCCAACTCGCTGGTCTCGCCGATCCGGCGGCTGATGAACGCGGCCCACACGGTCTCGACCGGCGACCTGCATGTCCAGGTGCCGGTGCACCAGTCGGAGGGCGACCTCGCGCAGCTCGGGGAGACCTTCAACAAGATGACGCAGGAGTTGCGCAGCCAGCGCGACGAGCTCGTCAACGCCAGCGACCTCATCGACAGCCGCCGCCGCTTCATCGAGGCCGTGCTGTCCTCGGCGAGCGCCGGCATCATTGGCGTCGATACCTCCGGCAGCGTCGGCATCCTCAACCGCTCCGCTGAGAAGCTGATCGGGCACTCCGAAGCGGAGACGCTCGGCCATCCGCTCTCCGACGTGCTGCCCGAGCTCGACGAGATGATGAAGACGGCGCGGGAAGGGACCCAGCGCCTGGTGCAGGGCCAGATCACGATCACCCGCGACGGCACCGAGCGCAATCTCTCGGTCCGCGTCAGCGCCGAGAAGAACCAGCCGCACGACAGCTACATCATCACGCTCGACGACATCACCGAGCTGGTCTCGGCGCAGCGCACCTCGGCCTGGGGCGACGTGGCGCGCCGCATCGCCCACGAGATCAAGAACCCGCTGACGCCGATTCAGCTGTCGGCCGAGCGCATCCGCCGCAAGTTCGGCAAGACCATCACCGAAGACAAGGACAAGCAGATCTTCGACCAGTGCACCGACACCATCGTGCGCCAGGTCGATGACATCAGGCGCATGGTCGACGAGTTCTCGCGCTTCGCGCGGATGCCGAAACCGGTGATGGAAGGCGAGGACGTCGCCGACACCGTGCGGCAGGCGGTGTTCCTGATGAAGGTCGCCCATCCCGAGCTCGATATCGAGGCCGAGTTCAAGGAAGACCCGCTGCGCGCCCAGTTCGACCGGCGGCTGATCTCGCAGGCGGTCACCAACATCGTCAAGAACGCCACCGAGGCGATCGAGCAGGTCCCGCCGGAGGAGCTCGGCAAGGACGGCGGAAAGGGTCGTATCGACGTCGTGGTCTCGCGCGAGGGCGCGGACGTGCTGATCGACGTCATCGACAACGGCATCGGCCTGCCCAAGGTCGCGCGCTCGCGACTGCTTGAACCCTACGTGACCACGCGCGCCAAAGGCACCGGCCTTGGCCTTGCCATCGTCGGACGCGTGCTGGAGGACCATGGCGGGCGCATCGAATTGAAGGACGCGTCCGACTTCCGCGAGGGCCAGCGTGGCGCGTGGATGCGCCTGCGCTTTGCGATCTCCGGCCAGCCCGCGAAGTCCGAAGCAGCCGAAGCGGCACCGGCGGGCAAGGACGTTGCCAGTGAGCCGGCCAGCGCCGCTGTCAAGGACCAGGCGCAAGAAACAAAACGACCGTCGGCCCAAACCAAAGAGCCGGCAGAAAAGACCAATGATTCAACGAAAATCGAAGCCTCAACAGGCAGCTGA